AGGAGCACCAGATTAAATTCTACCTACTCCCAAAGCCCTTAACCCTCAGGAAGTCTCCTGGCAGAACCCCAGTCACCTGTTGTTCAAGAGGTTGCTTAAACATTAGTATGGGCGCTGCAGTGCAGTTGGCCATGTGGGTTCTTGATTGACCATCAAAGCAGTTTTGCACTTGAGCATTTCCTCACGACAAACTTAAAAGTGCAGAGCCATACTAAGAAGGTCCTTCCGGTAATTCTTTGCTTAGATAAGCAATTAAGGTGTAACGTTAATCCGTGCTTGactccgtggctctgagtgctagcagagtccagcgcaattatggtACTGCATCTGGGCAGGAAGTAAAATCACATGCGGACACGCAGGTGTGCCACAGGCGCACCTGCATGTCtgcacacaattttgcttcctgcccaaaTGCAGTAGAATTGTGCTGCATTCCACTAGCTCTCaagccacgggggcaagcacacgttagcagcccccctctggaTAAGCTGCAAGGTTGGAGAATGCATGCAGGGATAGCAGAATCAGGAGATCTAGGATTCGTTTGGGCTCAGAATTTTCTGGAACTTGCTAATAAAGCCGAGGAGGCGCAATGggtggagtgcagtactgcagggcattaaagctgactgctagatctgcaggtcagcggttcaaatctcatcaccggctcaaggttgactcagccttccatccttccgaggtggataaaatgaggacccggattgtggggccaatatgctggctctgttaaaatgtgctattgctaacatactgtaagccgccctgagtctaaggagaagggcggcattaaaaataaataaataaataaaacaaacaaacaaacaatatgcaAGGATGCGTTTTTCAGAATCATCTGATActtgaaaaaagtatttattagttcaatttgtatgccgcccaactcccttaAGGCCTTTTTAGAACGGGTCTTCATAAATCTCTATTCTGACAAGCGAAGAATAACACCTTCCACTCCAACTCCACACCCAACACGCCCCCAAACTACTCACGCAGTACTGATTTGCGCAGGCGCTGAACTCCCCCCCCCATTAATTAAACCTCTGATTGTTGGCTCGTGACGCAGGGGGCGGGTTTATGTTTGCGCATACACGTTCTTCAAaaccccctcctttttttccagAGCATTCTTGCCCGGCGCCATTTTGTCCCGGCGAGGATCTTGTAATGGCGGCTACGGCGGTGAAGAGCTGTAACGCATTTCTAGACGCCTGTGACCAGAGAGCGGTTCCGAACAGAAAAGTAAGTCTGGGCGATACCAAAACCCCAAAATTCAAGGGGGGATTCGGCGTGGGCCATAATCCCTTCTCGTAACATCGGGGTGGGTGGGGTCGTTTGTGGAACGGGCCGGAGACGCGCTTGTTTTTCTTTCGGGGAGATCTCGTTAGTCTCCTGCGTGGGATCAGCGGAGCCGATTCACTGGGTCGGGACCTTCTGCCTCTTCGTTAAAGGCTGAGGAAAGAGCCGCGAGCTGTCGCGGTCCGGCTGCGGCCCTGAGGGGCCTTGAAAGCAGGTTTCCTCATCCGAACCTGGGAGGAAAAATACGGCATAATAATCATTATTCTCTGCGTGCGACGTACAATTATGGTAAGCTGTAAGAGATGTGGAGGTTAAGGCTAATTGGACGAGTAGGAAATATTAAAACAGGTTTAATCAGAATACCCCGATGTTGCTGTCGCTCTTGAGGAGTCGGTGGCAGATAGTTTTATGACGGAGGGAGACAGTCAGAGGTAAGAAATCGGGAAATGTGAGGGAAGAAAGCTTGGGTTTGGTTGTGGggtgtttttttcctcctttttatgTACGAGATAATAAGAGATGACACTAAAGTAGGCGCTAACATTGTTACCAAAGCACAAGGGCCTAACACTAGCAACAAAATTAAGAGATGCAGTTGAAATTACAGAGGAAAAAATGGCTGTTGGTAAAAGATCGTCCgtctgaaagagaaaaaaagagggagcctGCTGAAGAGGTGGGAGTGTTGAGCTTTTACTGCCACTCCCAAATAGGTTCTGTATTTAAATTTATGGGCAATGTTTCTTGCCATTCTGAGAGTGTGTTTTTAAAGCGGTGAACTGGGTGGAATTCACAGCCAAGCTGTTACCAATATATAGCTGGGAGATTTCGGAGAAATGGCCTTTTTGAGAATAGTAACTATTATTATTGAGTGTTGTCTATTTAAAGAGAATTTTTCTGTTGATATCAGTGAAATGTTTTCTCTGTGGAATTAGGTCCCACATATtagaccattttttaaaaagtgactctTCACATATGTTGGACCTGTTCATTATCTGGGTTTTTTCAGATATTAAATCATTAATCAGCTTAATAAATTGAATTCACAAGCCAGTGTCAAAAAAACAGCAACTAACCAAGGTTCACCCTGAGATAGCATGGTGGTTTTATTGTTATCAACATTGAAGATGGTGGTTTTACATTTAGATTATTTCGTGCATAGCACAAGATATTGAGATATACTTTGACAAATGTATTCACAATGTTTGCTGAGCTTGATAGTGGAGTAATAGGGAGTATATGGAAATTTTTTATTTCAGTTCAAGTGTTTAGTATTTTAGAATCTGCTGCAAAATTGCTTCATTCAAGTttgatatttatttcatttcttttattgATTATGTTATGGCCCTAGTTTTCTTAGAACTTTTGGACTGgaagtctaatttttttttatctgTGATTGTGATATTTGTAATCCCTTGTACTAAGAACTTATCAAAGTTCTAGTCTTTTTTGGTTACACTGATCACAACTTATAATTTTCAAATGTTATGTAATACTGAATTCGATATATTCGAGCCTGGGATCTAATACTCATTTGtgcccttctgacaagcagagtcaatggggaagcaagaTTTACTTGTGACTTATgaactgtggtgattcacttaacaactggcaaggaaggtcataaaaaagggctaactcacttaacaaaggtctcacttaagaaattttggactcagttgtcataagtcaaagactgaCCATCTGTATTACAGTGCATTATCAAATGCAACAAAAAcaaatagtgttccctcgattttcgtgggggatgcgttctgagaccgcccgcgaaagttgaatttccgcgaagtagagatgcggaagtgaatacactatttttggctatgaacagtatcacaagccatcccttaacactttaagcccctaaattgcaatttcccattcccttagcaaccatttagattattactcaccatgtttctttattaaagtttattttaaaaaaatattaaaggtggacgaaagtttggtgatgatatatgacatcatcgggcgggaaaaaacatgatatagggaaaaattgcttcattCAAGTttgatatttatttcatttcttttattgATTATGTTATGGCCCTATCTTCTTCAGACAGTTTTCTTAGAACTTTTGGACTGGAAGTCTAATTTTTTTTATCTGTGATTGTGATACTGTATTTGTAatccctttaaaaaatattaaaggtggacgaaagtttggtgatgatatatgatgtcattgggcaggaaaaaaacgtggtataggggaaaaaaactcaaagtattttttaattaatatttttgaaaaactgtggtatagacttttcgcgaagttcgaacccacgagggaacactgtaatgggtAATATTAATTGGAACGGGTATAATTGGTAGGCAACACagtgtttaaaaatatatacaaacagGTTGTCCCaaaaaatgtatacacattttaaataattataaacttgGTGTTTATTATTATgctattatttcaaaaatgtaaaaatatttacaagtatcattttattgttttttattgtttttatttgttttcgaaGGTTAGTCAGCTGTCATTATTGTGTTCAGGGACtgaatctgcaaaataaacaaacagtttaattattggctatttataattaccgtatttttcgctctataagacgcacctgctgataagacgcacctagattttagaggaggaaaataggagaaaaatattttgagccaaaaagtaggctaaaatatttattacaataacactgccctaggggaattgggaaaatatacaaacaagcaacatCTCACTTGGATCATTTTGATGTTAAATATAATTGACTTTCTACTAAAGCTCAGATACAAGGGTAAATAATAACTTGTATGACAATGCCAGGCAGCATCTTACATAAAGTAGCTAGCAGCTATCACTGTTAAAAGAGAATTTAATGAGTTTCAATCTCCTGCTCCAAGTCGCGGCGCGCTCTTCCACAGAGGCGGCGCTCGAAACCCGCCACCGGCCCCGGAACGGAATGTCTCCCCTGCAGCCCCGGCTGTCCAGGAGGGCGCCCGGTCGGACGCAGCGCGGGCCCACACATCGTGCGGCAGCGGGAGCGAgcaagcaggcgggcgggcggggttGTCCTGCAGTCCCAGAGGCGCTCGCGGGGCAGAGCATCATTCTGGTCAAGCCGCTCCGCCCGAGCCACACGGCAGCTGCCCGCCGCGCAGGAGAGAGCCAGCGGGGCGAGCAGGCAGCAACCGCCGCTCCCGATGCGCTCCGGAGCCCCGCCGGCGAGGAGGGCGGCTGGCACGGGTCATCCTCCACCCGCCGCCTGGAGTGCTGGTGGGAAAAAAGAGGGACCGGTGGGTGGGGGCGGGTGGGCAGGAGTGAACCGTGGCGCCAGCGACCCCACTCGCTCAGCACCGCAACGGGGCGCAACGGGCTTGGAGGGGCGACTTCTCCGGCGCGGGGCGGGGGCGCTTCTGCTCagcctgctcctgccactccgCGGGCGAGGAAGAGGGCGGCGGCTGCTCTCCGGGGCGAAGGCCCCGCCGGCGAGGAGGGCGGCTGGCACAGGTCATCCTCCGCCCGCCGCCGCCTGGAGTGCTGGTGGGAAAAAAGAGGGACCGGTGGGTGGGGGCGGGTGGGCAGGAGTGAACCGTGGCGCCAGCGACCCCACTTGCTCAGCACCGCAACGGGCCGCGGGTGGGCGAGCTTCGCTCCTGCCACATCTGCCCGGAACGTCGGGCTCGGAGGGGCGACTTCTCCGGCGCGGGGCGGGGGCGCTTCTGCTcggcctgctcctgccactccgCGGGCGAGGAAGAGGTCGGCGGCGGCTGCTCTCCGGGGCGAAGGCGCTTTTTGGGcttgcgcctccccccccctgcctgcctcttcgctccataagacgcaactgatttttcatcctactttgggaggaaaaaaactgcgtcttatggagcgaaaaatacggtatttaaaattatttaaaatgcagtgaaaaaaacaataaaacgatgcttgaaatatttttacatttttgaaataaaattataataaataccaagtttacaattatttaaaatgtgtatactGTGTATACTTTATCTATACACaagtatatatttaatttttctcaAGCATGCATGTTATATTTCATTTGCTATTTGGACCTTTTGAAAGCTtttccatgtttttttttttacacaatctACTTTATGAATGTGCTAAGAATCAGACTGATATGGAAATAaaagtttttctctgtgttttttGCTTTCAATATTTTGTCAACTAAAAAGGAAgagtttttttaatttctaagaAAAATAGGGATTGTTTAATTGGATGTTATCCCAAACATTTTGTTTAAAGCATATTAATGAATGTGATAATATAGATTATATGTACTTAATCTATTTCAGATGATGTATTCTAGACAAAGTCATTATGGTAACTCAGATGAAAAACAATGTGAGGATTCCCAAAACCATCATAAGAGAAAAAGACATTCAAAGAGCACATATGAATACAAACGCTGCAAATATGATCACACTCCAACGTATGATAGGTAAGTTTCTTTCTTGATTGTCATTCAGCTAAAATGTAGGTAATGTTAGATTTTATCAACTGATTTATAGTAACATTttatgggagttaaaatccaaaaTACAAGAACAATTATTGATTTCTTATATCTGAAATGCTGGGTTTTAGTATTAAAAGGTCCTCAATCCGTTTTTTGTGTGTGGTTAAAATTAGACATATCTGCAATGTGCAGTTTTGCATTATAAggtgttttatgaattttttccaCTCTAGCATTTATGAAGATACCAGCTCCTTCGAGGAAAAGAGTGATGATCAAGAACGCTGCTATGTTGAAGAATACAGAAACAACTTTAGTCAGTTGTCTGAAACCAGGCACCATTGCAGGGTCCATGAGAATGACTATCACAACCATAGTAGCAAGTCATCTGGTCAGAGTGGCAGAGGCAGTTACAAAAGAAAATGCAAAGATGATGataaatcatatcatacacacacGGTATGTATAATTTAAAACACCTGGAACATGGATATTGGTATTTTTTAAACAACCACAAATGAATGAAAATACATTTTAGcgaaattgttttttttctacTAGATGTGTTCCAAAATGGCAATACTTTGTAGCAACTGAAGACCTATTTTTCAATGATGATTTCTAttaaacattttacttttaaaatatctgATTAAATTATATACTGAACTGTTACATTATGTTTTCCTATAAGGATAATTGGTGAGGAGAAAACATGACTCTTTTGCTATTCTTAGACATCTTATGTTTTATTGTTGATGTTGAAATAAGTGCCTTTATGCAGATCTTCCCCATAAGGGCAAATTAATATTAAAGGATAAGATTTGCCTCTTTATGTTCTACATTGTTTTTCCCATGGCTTATCATCTGACATTCACCTATCAAATAGACCCTGAACTTCTATTGAATTATAATTACTGGATGAATATTAGGAATTAGGGCTGCTTAGAGCTATTCAATTAGAAATATTAGAGGTTTTGTGATGTTTTATTGCCCTAATTAGGTGTAATATGCAAAGTTGCAAATGCACTTGTATACGCACTTGAGATTATTTGCCCAAAGATTACTTAATAGGTCAGTACATGCCAGCACTTGTATGACAGCATTAAACTGATGAATATTTGTTTGcaattttaaaatacttaattcTTCTAGTGAACCATATTTtaaaagcatatatatatatatatatattatttgttgTTACCTTGCCACTTGAAGTACCTTATCTGAAAATCTGTTCCTTGCCATGTTTTTTTCCTGTAACCTAAACTATGTGCCCTGTGAAATTCTGGGGAATTTGAAATTGTTCCTGCCAACCGTTTGTGGCCTGGCGCGTATCTGAATGCCTGAATATCTCCCTGCTGAATGAATTTCGTATTCTGCCCTGAATTCACTCGGGTATATTGATTGGCTGGATGATGTTGGTGCCGCACACTTGCCGTTACCAGAGGAGTCACCGAAGAAAAAGATCCAGGAGTGTAGAGGATGATGAGGAGGGTCACCTGATCTGTCAGAGTGGAGACGTACTAAATGCAAGATGTATAGAATATTTTTCACAACTTACTTTCAAGATAGAATAATTTCTTTTAGATAAGTCAGGAAATTTTTTGGAAGTCCTTTACTTTGCGTTTCTTTTGTTACCTGTTTTTCCGttttttttctttgggggggTTCTTTATTATATAGAGTTAAACTTAATTGAAGCTTCCTGTATAGTAAACAGAGCTGATATAGAACAAGATAGACATAACTGTCTTGGAGACTTGAAGGATTAAATATTTAAAGTTGTCTAGTTATACTTTTTACATAATGGCATAGCATGGTGTATTGAATAATGAAAATATGTCATTAGTTATATAACTGATCGCCTCCCATCTGTTTTAGATGAAATTATCACTACTGTTGGTGAAGGTGCTTTTGGAAAAGTAGTAAAGTGTGTTGACCACAAAACGTAAGTTTTTATAATGCTACTCAAGAGTTTTCTAAATCTCAGATTATACAAGatgtcattttctctttctttttccttgtgATTGGAACTTTCTCGTGTCAGCTGGGTGAAAAAGGATATTGATCTTGAAAGTCTAAAATATATACGGTCTAAATGTCTGAGGGATTATCTTTTCTGTTAAAGTGGTCAGGAAACGCTCTTTTGAAGATGCCCCCTTCCTCAGTGGTCTGTTTTTCCCGATCCATTTTATAGAAAGAGTTCTTCCATGAAAATTCTTAGCATATCTGTAGTGAGTGGTTTTCCaaaaatttgcaaaaataatGTAAACAGTGATGTAATAAAAATGGTAAACTGTAGTTACTTGGAAATACAGTGGTTCTTCGATCTACGAAtgcctcgagaagggtggcatagaaatctaatcaataaataaatacaaacttttctagataagaactgggtgttcaaggtttttttttgcttcttcccaaccatttttcacttacaaacccgagtctccgaaacaccaaaaaaggcagggagaagcctctatggggcctctctaggaatctcctgggaggaaacagagcaggaaaaggcagggagaagcctctgtggggcctctctaggaatctcctgggagggaacagggctggaaaaggcggggagaagcctctgtggggcctctctaggaatctcctgggaggaaacggcctctaccctccctgtggtttccccaatcgcacacattatttgcttttacattgattcctatgggaaaaattgcttcttcttacaaacttttctacttaagaacctggtcatggaatgaattaagtttataagtacaggtaccattctatatggattttttaaaaatagtttctttCAACAGCTCTGGCAGAAATGCACAATTTATTATTTTACGTCGTTTTAAGAATCTCATTGACATTCAGGATATAgacatattttaatatataatataaagaaTTAAGGTTAATTAATTGTAAAGCAGTTTTTCATTGTGACAAGATTTCATTACTTCTGTGACTATTAATGACACTTCAAAACTGTCTTTTTAGGGAAGGTAAACATGTAGCAGTGAAAATCGTAAAAAATGTGGACAGATACTCGGAAGCAGCTAGATCAGAAATAGAAGTGTTGAAGCACTTAAATATTTCGGACCCTAATAGTGCATTGTAAGTATATGGTGCAATTAAAATTGAATGTGTATCTAGCTATCTTTTTcttactcactctctctctctctctctttctcccccccgcCTCCCCCCTCCCATGATTATATTCTCTTGTTATAGAAGTTTCTCTATAATTGAGGTTTTACTTTCAATTGTACTTATAAACTGCTCAGTTTATGTTCTTGCTTAATGATGCCATCTGAGTAACCTTATTGCATTTACAGTCACTGTGTCAAGATGTTGGAGTGGTTTGATCATCATGGCCATATTTGCATTGTATTTGAACTGCTAGGACTCAGTACCTACGACTTCCTTAAAGAAAATCGTTTTCTGCCTTTCTGTCTGGACCATATCAGAAAAATAGCTTATCAGATTTGCAAATCTGTAAATTGTAAGTATGTATTAAGCTGTCTTTTTAGCAATCTCAAGGCAAATAAATGCAAagtattgtttaaaatattttaggcTGTTAATATTGATATTTAAAGAGGTCTTAAGCTAAAATACAACTTTCAAATTTGTATTCTTCACAGTCTTGCATTCAAACAAGCTGACCCATACAGATTTGAAGCCTGAAAACATATTATTTGTGAATTCCGATTATACAGAAGAATATAACCCTAAACTGGTAAAGTTTATctcttaatatttaataattgcTTTCATAGCTGATTTTTACTACTTAAGCGTAATAATCTTATGCTACATTTCAGAGACATGGTGAACGCACATTGAAACATCCAGAAATCAAAGTTGTAGATTTTGGAAGTGCAACATATGATTATGAACATCATAGTACACTTGTATCTACAAGGCATTACAGAGCTCCTGAAGTCATATTGGGTGAGATAACATGCATATACTAGTACAAAAATTTGCAATGTTTGTATTTTTGTGCGTCATGTATGTTgaaaactttaaaataaatagtttaggatatacagtgatctctcgattagcgcgggggttacgttccaagacctcccgcgctaatcgatttccgcgttatagtggtgcggaagtaaaaaacaccatctacgcatgcgcgccatttttttttcatggccgcacatgcgcagatggtggagtttgcgtgtgggcggcggggaagaccaagggaaggttccttcagccgcccaacagctgatctgctccgcagcgcggaagcagcgaggagccgaagatggggtaaaggcaaaggggaaaccccatcttcggctcctcgctgctgccgcgctgcggagcggatcaggtgttgggcggctgaaggaaccttcccttggtcttcccgccgcccaggcaaaggggaaaccccaagatcgcttgccgcttgccgtattgcagcttggagccttgcttcgcctccttcgctgcaatacggcaagcggcaagcgatcttggggtttcccctttgcctgggcggcgctggggccatgcggagccgctcatctagggggacgtggaccggcaaggtgccctccgctctctctctttctctccctgttaccggtgtggtataagagagaaagaaagagaaaggagggcgacttgccagtccaagccgccctggatgagcggccccgcatggccccagcgccggactccgccgttgcctccgcccttgttcggctctgcagctgagaggccacgtccaccccctcctcggtgtccccggcacccagcgtccccacgccgcctccacctcccggtaatgcgcccgacctctgcctctctctttctctctcatataccacgccggcaacagggagagaaagagagagagaactagcgcggacttatagaaacatagaagactgattattattttgattattttattattaattattttttaattaatattttttgaaaaaccgcgttgcagcgtttcgcgctaatcgagaccgtgctaatcgagggatcactgtactttagaCTTGCTAAAATCTCCCTGTTGCATGAGACAGGAATCTGTGTCGAAACAAATACACTAAGGTCAGTGCATAAAGTGAAACACCAGTCAAAACCCCTGTTTTAATAAAGCAGAAGTAGTTCAGGTTTGAACATGTGGAGGATATCATCAATTGGGGGAGGGAAGATGCTGGGAAGATAGGATGGTAGAGTACCAGGCATGtggaatatacagtgatctctcgattagcgcgggggttacgttacaagacctcccgcgctaatcgatttccgcgttatagtggtgcggaagtaaaaaacaccatctacgcatgcgcgccatttttttccatggccgcacatgtgcagatggtggagtttgcgtgtgggtggcggggaagaccaagggaaggttccttcagccgcccaacagctgatctgctccgcagcgcggaagcagcgaggagccgaagatggggtaaaggcaaaggggaaaccccatcttcggctcctcgctgctgccgcgctgcggagcggatcaggtgttgggcggctgaaggaaccttcccttggtcttcccgctgcccaggcaaaggggaaaccccaagatcgcttgctgcttgccgtattgcagcttggagccttgcttcgcctccttcgctgcaatacggcaagcggcaagcgatcttggggtttcccctttgcctgggcggcgctggggccatgcggagccgctcatctaggggggcgtggaccggcaaggtgccctctgctctctctctttctctccctgttaccggtgtggtataagagagagaaagaaagagaaaggagggcgacttgccagtccacgcccccctggatgagcggccccgcatggccccagcgccggactccgccgttgcctccgcccttgttcggctctgcagctgagaggccacgtccaccccctcctcggtgtccccggcacccagcgtccccacgccgcctccacctcccggtaatgcgcccgacctctgcctctctctttctctctcatataccacgccggcaacagggagagaaagagagagagaactagcgcggaaacatagaaacatagaaacatagaagactgattattattttgattattttattattattttttaattaatattttttgaaaaaccgcgttgcagcgtttcgcgctaatcgagaccgtgctaatcgagggatcactgtactatgttGGGAGAGCAACAGGAGTGTTGAAGAGGGAGGTTTGGAGAATGCTAGCCTATGAGTGTTGCTGTTTTGGGATAGCAGTAACTGGAAGGAGGGAAAGACTATGATAGTTGATTGGGGGCAGGAGGGCAATGTGGCCTTCTGTGTTCAGAGCTcctgaggtgaggggaataaccAAAAAACCGCCAGTCACTggtttatatttttttcattcaaaACCAACAATGGCTAAAGCAGTTTTGTAAGAAACTTCCCCATTTGAAGGatatccttcattcattcatatcggAAGCATTTATAGTTTGAAAGTCTTTGTCGTTTGCACaattcattatatatatatatatattttccacagCTTTGGGATGGTCACAACCATGTGATGTCTGGAGTATCGGCTGTATTCTTATTGAATATTATCTTGGATTTACAATATTTCCGGTACGTGACTACAGAGGCATAAGTTATAGAGGTCATAGTAATTATTAGGTAGTTAAAACAAAAGATTTACACTTCTAATTTAaagtacagggtgcgttccaaaagtaatgcaattattattttttaagtaatttattgaacagatttgcacaaacacttaaaattcttgaaAGTACTgttcttgggcctctacacatttttttccagactctgccatgaccagtatgtgccct
This genomic window from Erythrolamprus reginae isolate rEryReg1 chromosome 1, rEryReg1.hap1, whole genome shotgun sequence contains:
- the CLK1 gene encoding dual specificity protein kinase CLK1 isoform X1; translated protein: MAATAVKSCNAFLDACDQRAVPNRKMMYSRQSHYGNSDEKQCEDSQNHHKRKRHSKSTYEYKRCKYDHTPTYDSIYEDTSSFEEKSDDQERCYVEEYRNNFSQLSETRHHCRVHENDYHNHSSKSSGQSGRGSYKRKCKDDDKSYHTHTRSHRRKRSRSVEDDEEGHLICQSGDVLNARYEIITTVGEGAFGKVVKCVDHKTEGKHVAVKIVKNVDRYSEAARSEIEVLKHLNISDPNSAFHCVKMLEWFDHHGHICIVFELLGLSTYDFLKENRFLPFCLDHIRKIAYQICKSVNFLHSNKLTHTDLKPENILFVNSDYTEEYNPKLRHGERTLKHPEIKVVDFGSATYDYEHHSTLVSTRHYRAPEVILALGWSQPCDVWSIGCILIEYYLGFTIFPTHDSKEHLAMMEKILGPLPVHMVQKTRKRKYFRQDSLDWDELSSAGRYVSRRCKPLKEFMQCHNSDHENLFDLIQKMLEYDPARRITLKEALAHPFFFPLRKMK
- the CLK1 gene encoding dual specificity protein kinase CLK1 isoform X2, with protein sequence MLEWFDHHGHICIVFELLGLSTYDFLKENRFLPFCLDHIRKIAYQICKSVNFLHSNKLTHTDLKPENILFVNSDYTEEYNPKLRHGERTLKHPEIKVVDFGSATYDYEHHSTLVSTRHYRAPEVILALGWSQPCDVWSIGCILIEYYLGFTIFPTHDSKEHLAMMEKILGPLPVHMVQKTRKRKYFRQDSLDWDELSSAGRYVSRRCKPLKEFMQCHNSDHENLFDLIQKMLEYDPARRITLKEALAHPFFFPLRKMK